The Cryptococcus depauperatus CBS 7841 chromosome 3, complete sequence nucleotide sequence ACCAACAAAAAGTGTACAACAACCAAGGGCCTGCGGAATGTTGGTGAGATGCAGACATGGATATTTTAGAGCTGATATAACGCAGATGTCGAAAGAATGATAGCAAATATACATGTCCAAGATGTAATGTGGCCTATTGTTCTTTGGGATGCTTTAGAAATGAGGTGGATACTGTTTGATAAATTTTGGCGCAAGCTCATAAACAACTAGCTGCATGCTCAGTGTTCTGAACCATTTTACAAAGCAACTGTCTTGGATTCTATCTCTGCGGACTCAAAGGTTGGATTGGATAAGAAGAGGCAAATGATGGAAACGCTGAGAAGATTTGaggaagcagaagcagaaggTGATGACGTTCTGGATGAATCTGGAAGTGAGCacgaagatgatgagctACTTGAGAAGTTACAGGGTATAGATCTTGGTATGTAAATCAAGCTAGATCTGTCGTCCAGTATGCTTATGGTCATCACAAAGATTCAATAAATAGTAATGAGCTCTTCAAGTTGCTACCGCCTAAACATCAAGAAGCATTTATACAGACTATACAAAACCCAGACTCAGACAGTACCAAGTTTCTACTCGAGGTTGCTTCAAAAGATTTCCAGCCCAACATACCAAATGTCTTGCCTTGGTGGGAATATGAAAACGTAGATAGcgacgaagaagaagtgaacGTGCCAATAAATCGGGCAGAAACGGCTGAACAGCCGAATATGATACCAGAGAACGTTCTGGCTGCCATACATCCACCAAAAACCTCAGGCAAAAAGCTTGTATACAATGCTATGGCCATCGGGTGATGTCTCTATACTTACTCGACCGATATTATCCTCTGACACAGTGCACAGTCTAGCTTATCTACATGtacttttgtcttttcgGCTACCCTCTCTTGCTCCTGTTTACCTTCATGGCCAAGACCTCGAACCTTTAGACATTATAACCCATATAGGCCAACTCGTGCCTTTTCTTGTCAGTGCCAAATCCACAGTCCGTCACGAAAACTTTGAGTCTGCTTGGACTTATGTCTGGGAAGCAATCGGTAGGGATGCGGAAACATCAGTTGAGCTTCAAACgctccatcatcttcttgaacTTTTACCAACACTACTTTTCCCTCCTATAACATCGCCGTCGCACCCAAAgattcttttgttgttgtctGATATTTATTCTCTGTTCGCAAGGCCGCCAGGCCGGGTGGAAAGGGCTGTCCCTAGAAAATTGGCATTCTATGCAAGATCTTTAGAGCAGCTAGAACGAAGAGAGTGGCTAAAGATAGAGTCGGAAGTAAGGAAAACACTTGACAAGCTcgaggaagaaggagaaagtCCCAAAGCTCAGGATGAGCGAGAAGGATTAAAGATTGTTTAAATATGGCAACATGAGCTTTTGGTGCGCTTGTATTATCTGTAAGGGGAACATTGGTCGAAAACATGATGTAGTACAATCCATTCAGTCTTACGCATGATCTCAATACTATGCAAATATGGCTAGACTTTCTGCTTCAAACTCTTTAAATTGTTTTGATTAAAGGCTTGATAAATTCCTTCCCCCGCTACTCAACCATGCTTTTGTCACGGCATCCTTAGGATTTTTACACCCTGGACATCTTGACAAGAGCTGCTTGCTCGCAGGGCCTATCCTGCCAGCAGTATAATCTTTGAGATGGTTGGACACAATATCTGCGATAGCACGAATGAAAATTGGAGAATTATTGAGAGATGGTGCCCGCGTTAAGTGGACACCAAGCTAAAAAGATTGAGTGAGCACTCATCTTCTAGTTACCTCCAACACTCACTTTTTCGGCTTCCTCCTTTACTTCAATATCAAGTTCGTACAAGGTCTCAATATGATCACTTGTGAATGCAATAGGTACCAGACAGATGTCTTTTTTGCCGAGCTTGGCATAATTTCCGATGACAGCAGAAGTCTGAGGTCCTTGCCAGGCCTTTGGGCCAACCTTTGACTGCCAAGTAAGACGCCATGGATTAGAAAAATTGAGGCGGTCCATAACAGCGTATACTGTAGCAGCAACTTCAGCAGTGTAGGGGTCACCTCGACTAGATCTTTGATCAGCGACGGATGGCAACTAAACAAGACAAACCGGCAGCTTACTTGACAATTTCGAGAGGCAGAGAATGGGCTGAAAACAGAATGGTGACATCATTTCGGCGATCCTCTGGGTATCCTTGAAGTACAGTTTTGATGTTGTGCGCAAAAGCCTGAGAAAATTGTGAATAGTAAGCCCCTATTCTGTTTGACGTGACCGTTCAATTTAACTTGCCTCAATCAGCCCAGGATGTGTTGGCCATCGATCAATCACACTCCACTCCACCTCGACTGTTTTGTTCCACTCTGATTTATTAAAACACCTGTGAAGCTCGTTCAAACTGCTACCAGATGTAGAGCAGCTGTATTGAGGGTATTGACTAAACGCAACTGCCCTCCTAACTCCATCTCtttgcatctcttccaaagcaGTTTCCGTAAGGTTTCTGGCATACCTAAACGCCACATAATGTTTGTGAGGAGCGGATTCAGGATTGAGCTCGTCCAACAAGGAGCACATCTGAGATCCTTGTATATTGGTCCATTTCAGAATGGGTGAGCCTCCACCAATAGCCGTGTACTGTTTCTCAATTGATGGTGTCCTTCTTTTCGCGATTATCGGGGCTAGAATTGACTGAAATGGAAGGGGAATAAGATCTTTATCGTGAAACAGACGCGATAAAAAATCGTGAACCTCTGGAACCTGTACAAATATGAGCAACGCCTATATAAGCATCCAGAGTCAATACAGTCGAAGGTCCACCCATGTTCATCATCAGGATAGCTAATCAAACGTAAGCGATTTACAACAACCATTGTTTCTCTATTCGACCAACCTGTGGGTCTACGATAGACAATTAGCAAAAGTAATGCAGCTCTACCCAAAGTATTGCTTACGGTTTGGAAGTAGCAAGACCCCTTTTGAATGTCTTTGCCATATTTCTGCTGGATATGGCCGCCATTGCTTGTCTCCTTGAAAGGGCCATTTCATTTAAAAGGTTTTTtaaattcaaaaacaagatgaaagaaagaaagaaaaagttcaaAAACTAACCATCGTCAGAATAAACAAAGTGTGCCTGGATCATTACAAAGTCGACACAGGATTGTAAATCGAGATTTTGTAATCGCAACTAACCTCGCCATGACAACACTTTTGTATTGCACAAGCGGCTTACAAGAGCGTACTATGCTCTACTAAATGTAGAGACAAGCATGACTAGCATACAGGTCTTATTGGAGACTCACAAGAGCGACTTGATTGCTCACCCAGCCATTCTCTCGCAACGATATTCTTGTGGAGTATAGTCACAGCAGACACATATGACGTAGATCCTCTGTCCAACTACAACTCGCTATATCGGTCGATTTAGCTGTGAAATTTCAATTTTCATCTCGAcgtggaaagaaaagaagagaaagaaagagaaaacagaaCGACATCTAGTATTTATATAAAACGAAAGGAGGTCTGTGCACTCGTTCTGTGTCAAGACTAGGTTGATTCAACACCACCATTTTTAATCCTGACACGTAAGCCAATCTCAATTGTATACAGACTTGTAATTGTATTtgttttctgttttttATCTCTACATTCAGTAACTTTGACGAAGATACTGATCTGATCTGACCTGCCGTCACTGACGACTGTATCATTCAACTTGAGCGTACTTTGTCGCCATGGGTTCGTCCAACAACTACCCGTGGTCCCGTCAGTCGCCACAGACTCATCGCGATTCGCCCAAGAGTAGCCCGTCTCCCAAAAAGCATCATTCTCGTCAGGAATCTGAAGTCATCAACGCATCAGGTGTCCGGCATCCCTCTGCGAATCACAGACCTCATGCGTCTATGCCTCATTCGCCGTCAACGTTGCGACCACGCTCTTCGCCACGAAAAGTTACCCCTACGGATCGCCGCGGCCTTAGTCACAAGATTTCGTCTCCAAGTCTGACGGTTCCTACCGAATCAAACGCGACCGGTGCTGAGCGGATTATCAAGGGCACCAGCAAGTGGTTGCGAGACAAGCTCGACCTTGGGAAcgacaaggacaaggacgGCGGCTGGCTCGTCTTGGACTTGCCTGTCTCGCCTTTTAATCGCTCACCACGGATCGATTCTAGCAGCAGTATCCCTGTGCCAACTTATGATGAACGTGGTTATCCGGCCAAAGATTCATCAGATCGACGTCGCACCTTGTCGCAAGATCGGAACCATGCCAAAATCGAGAAGGCGCGCATTACTACTGTTTCGTCACCGGCCATGCTACCATCAGGCTCGCTCACTTCCGACCCGGGTATTCATTcgtttctttcaaaaactGACAAAGGTAAAAAACCACTCGGCTATTCACACAATGCAGTTTTGAGTTCTTTTTCTGCTCATTTCCCACCAACCCCAAAACCTATTCCGGCAAAGTCTCCAAAGTCGCTGCCAAATGATTTTTATCCTGATACGCGAGGTTTGCTAAGTAACTCTTTGAGCAATGATCCAAAGCCAGCTTCAAGTATGGACAGTCCTCGTTCATCAATAATGACAAGATCCTCAGTTTACAGTTGGAATGGTAGCGATGCTGACAGTGTGACGAGATTGCATCTCCATGATGATAGTCCACCGGATCGTAAACCGGGGAAACgcaaggagaaaaggaggTTGACATTGCCCCCGTCTCCAATGAAAAGACTAGGCAGGTTTGCTAAAAgtgaaaagcaaaagttgTATGATTTGGTAATTGATTGATATTGACTGGTTTTGTCGTCGCTCGCTGATTGGATTTTATAGTTGCCGTTCCATGTTGATCCTGCTTTGTGGACTCCTATCGGCCCagaagatgacgatgaaCTACACAGGCCAGACAATCATGACCAGATCAATGTAAGTCCGGTTTTGCTTGCCGGGCTAACTCTTGATCCCAAGTTTCGATACTGTTCTGGTCGTGGTCTGGCAAACTTGGGGTGCCTGGCCATTATACTTTTTGCCGTAATCATCTTGTTGTAAGTATTGCAGTATTAGTAGCACCCGCCTTGCTAAAGAAAATTAGTGCTGGCTATCCTCTTGTCAGTTACTATGCCTCAAAATCATACATACATGATAATGGTGGTTTCAACATTGGCGGCATCAAGTAGGTAAATTTTCATGAAACACTGCAACGTGTTTAAGAATACATGTCATAGTGCGACGGGCCAGGTACCTAATAtctccaacatctttcaGTTAATTGATCCTGAAACTCCTCCCGAGGCCTATCATTGGACCAGTATGGAGACGGGGAAAGAATGGGATTTGGTGTTTTCTGACGAATTCAACACTGATGGTCGTACCTTTTGGAATGGTAAGCGTtaaactttttcttttcatgtTTATTTGATTAACAAACAAATTTAGGTGATGATCCTTTTTGGGAGGCTGTGGACTTGCACTATTGGCAGACCAATAACCTAGAGTGGTATGATCCAGGGAGGCTCACCACAAAGAACGGCAAGTTGGTGATTACGCTCGACAAGATATATAGTCATGGAAGGAATTTTGAAGGTGGCAGTCAGTGTGTTTATCTGCATAGGTGACTACTATGCTGAAAATCGTTAGTGATGTCAAGTTGGAACAGATTCTGTTTTACGGGAGGGTACATTGAGGGTAAACATTTGCATTCAGAATTTAGATTGGTTTCTaacttcatcatcaagtCTCGGTATCGCTTCCGGGTAAAAACGATGTCCCTGGGTAAGTCATGAAAGCTAGTCGAACTTGAGGTATCTGATGTTTGTCTCTTGAAATCAGTCTGTGGCCTGCTATCTGGACTATGGGCAATCTTGGCCGTGCAGGGTACGGTGGAACACTCGATGGAACTTGGCCATACTCATACGACTCTTGTGATGTGGGGACCCTCAGCAATCAAACTCTGAACGGTTGATTAcgtttgtcttttctggTAGATtcaatgttgatgatagTTTTAGGCGAACCCGAAGCAGCACTCACAATGGGTTCTCCTAGTTTCGACATGGCACTGTCATATCTTCCTGGTCAACGCTTGTCGAGGTGTACATGccttgaagatgagacCCATCCCGGGCCTAAACATTTAGACGGGTCTTTCATAGGAAGAGCAGCACCTGAGATTGATGTATTCGAGGCCACCGTTAGTTAATTAACTCTACTCTTTGGTGTGACTCCACTCACATTCCATCTACAGGTGGATCTCAGCATCCGCAAGGGCCAGGTCTCTCAGTCTGGCCAATGGGCTCCATTCAATGCTCACTACAGTGTAGGTTTGGCTCGTTGGTAATAATTACTGCAGAAGTTGTCAGATTAAACTTCCTTTAGTTTTTGAACACTTCAAAAAAGTATTATGAGGTGGTTGATCAAGATGTCACGCACATCAATGGCTACATGGGAAGCGTGTATCAGCAGGCAACATCAGCGTTGTCTATCACCGATCAAGTAAGTCTTTCAAACCcgagtttgaagaaaatgacTGATTTCTTTGTTGATTACCATAGGAATGCTAGTAAGTGTCATACCGACAAAATTTTCCAGGTTTGGAATGGTTTTAACATATATTAGCACAGCCGAGTCTGGTTGTTTCTCAGTATATGGTTTTGAGTATGGCCCAGGAGCGTCAGTTTATTTCATGTATCGCCAATGTCATGACCTCTGATAATCAAACAGAGACGGATACATTAGCTGGGTCAGCAACGCTCATAAAGCTTGGACTATTCGAGGGGCAGGTCAGTAATTCTTCTATCTAAGGCGTATCTGATCTGATCATCTAACCAGCAATGGGTCCCAACGAGGAAGTTCAAGTCGGCCAAAGGCTTGTTTCTGAAGAACCGATGTACATTATTCTTAATCTGGGTATCTCAGAAAATTTTGGTGCTGTTGAGTAAGCACAATATTCTGCTTTGGAATCTCTATACTTATTCCTATCTTCAAGCTTTCACGGATTAGATGAAATGTGGCCTGTAACAATGGAGGTTGACTATGTCAGAGTCTATCAGGACCCCAATAACAGAAACATTGGGTGTGACCCTAAAGATCGCCCTACGTCTTCCTATATTGCTAGGTTAGTGGTCGAAGAATCAGTTGCTGCTCGAATGCTGAAAAGCCATATAGATATCCAGAGGCGTACAGCAATCCAAATATTGTAAGTGATGAAGTTTATACAATCGTCCGTTAAATTCACATGCTTTACAGACTACTTTTGATCAAGTGCCTAACAGGAAACTACCCAAGAATCGTCTTGTTGATAGGTGCCAGCTATAAGAGTTATctactttctctttcacttGAACTACCATGCTTGTCAATCTTGTCATTTTGTAACTTGTCAATCAGTTTTGGATACTGGCAGCAGAGGTTATCTGATGTAGCATCATATACGCATAAAAACTCAGCAATGACATCTATTTAAACATACATGAATTAAAGATGACTTTCAATAAGGCCCaaatctcttgtttctccgttccttctttttatcAGTATCTCTTCCCC carries:
- a CDS encoding ferrochelatase; amino-acid sequence: MAAISSRNMAKTFKRGLATSKPPTAILMMNMGGPSTVPEVHDFLSRLFHDKDLIPLPFQSILAPIIAKRRTPSIEKQYTAIGGGSPILKWTNIQGSQMCSLLDELNPESAPHKHYVAFRYARNLTETALEEMQRDGVRRAVAFSQYPQYSCSTSGSSLNELHRCFNKSEWNKTVEVEWSVIDRWPTHPGLIEAFAHNIKTVLQGYPEDRRNDVTILFSAHSLPLEIVNRGDPYTAEVAATVYAVMDRLNFSNPWRLTWQSKVGPKAWQGPQTSAVIGNYAKLGKKDICLVPIAFTSDHIETLYELDIEVKEEAEKLGVHLTRAPSLNNSPIFIRAIADIVSNHLKDYTAGRIGPASKQLLSRCPGCKNPKDAVTKAWLSSGGRNLSSL